CATTAGCGTCGCCAATCTCATTCAGATATAGTGTCCCACCATCAGCCATCTCGAACAGCCCCGGCCGGTCACGATCCGCACCCGTGTACGCTCCCTTGGCACAGCCGAACAGTTCCGACTCCACCAGGTGATCCGGTATGGCCGCACAGTTCACGGCTACGAACTCACCACTCCGTCCGCTCTGCTCGTGGATGTATCGGGCCAACAGGTCCTTGCCAACACCCGTCTCACCCGTCAGAAGCACTGTCATCGCTGAACCCGCCACATGCCGCGCCAGGTCCAGTTTCGAGAGCATGACCGGACTCACCGTCACGATTGTAATGCTATCTCTGCCGCTACTCGGTCGGGGTGTAACGACCACACGTGACGGTCCCTTGTTCAACTCGGCGTTCACCTTTTCGATATACGGCGCCACTTCTTCGGCTTCGAAATACTCTTTCGCTAAATACAACAGTGCAGTCCGCTCTCCGGAATCAAACAGACCGGACGAGGCCGCCAGATAGCGGGTGACCGCGAGTTCATAACGCGAGGAGATCAGGTTGAACATGTCGAGCGCCTTGCGATACCACTCGCTGGCTTTGTCATTGTTCTTGCGCTGACACTCGACCTGAGCGAACACTCGCCAGCAGGCGGCGATCTCGACTTTCTGGCCGATCTTCTCCGCCACCTCAAGCGCCTGCTCGGCATATTTCTGGGCAAGTTCGAACTTCTGAAGTGCGATATGCAGATCAGCCAACAGCCGCTTGGTCTGAGACACGAGTGCGGATTCCGGTGCGACCTCCAGCGACAGCTTCAGCCCGGCCATGAGCGCTTTCCTCGCCTCGACGTACTCTCCCGCGAGGATATGGATCAGGCCGAGGTTTTCAAAGTAGATGGCTTTCTCGCGAGGATAGGTGTCGAGATAGGGGGTGCATTTGGCGATGGTTTGTTTGGCTAGTGTCAAATGTCCCTGCTGAACCACCGGTAGAGTCGACATAGCATAGAAGATCAATGCGTTTCTTGGATCTCCTTTGGTGACAGAGTGGCTACACGTGGAGTATTCTGCATTAGCTGCTCTTAATAGCCCTGCCCTAAGGTACAGTAGCGCCAGATTCATCGAAGCAACTGAGGCGCTTTGATTGTCCGCGATTTCAGCATAGATACTGGCACACTTCCGTAGGTTCTCAATTGCAGCGTCCATCTTACCGAGTTGAAATGCTACAAAGGACACCCTGTTCAGCGTCCGTGCTGCCCCCCTCTGGTCATCACACCGCAAGTAGCTTGCATACGCCTCCAAAAGCTGTTGCTGAGAATCACTATGCATCCCTATCGAGACGAGATGCCAACCCTTGAGATACTTTGCCAGCGCATATTTGGCCGTGTCGGACGCACTTCGAAAGATCGAAATTGCATCATCGATGATAGCCAGTTCCGCGTAGTCATCAAGGAAAAGCTTCGCCTCGGCCAACAGCAGGCAGTAATAGCCATAGTCCTCTTTGCTCAACGAAGTGGGCTCTATAGAGTGCAACTGGTGGATTGCTTCAGCGTACCGCTTACTGGCCAGAAGCTGTTCCACCGCTGATGTCAGCTGGAGGAAGGTTAGGTTCATCTGTATTCGTCTCTATTTGGATCGGCGGTTGCGATGTTACAATCAGATAGTGGCTAAACCAGAAATAAGATACCAAGCGAAGCCATAAGTAATTGGACCCTGACATCAGCGTAGTGTTGAAAGACGTTCTCTGGGCCGGCTCTCCCCAACCACTGTCATCCGTATCATCCACGTGCCGTATGTCGACCACATTTAGAGGCCGAGGGGCCCAGGCGGAGGCCGGGTTCGGTAGGAGTGCCACGGTGAACGACAGCAGTAACAACAGCGCGAGCACGCGCGTGGTCCTCCCCCACGATCTACGATGAATGGTGGACATGGCACACACTCCCTTCGAGCAACGGTTCTGCCTTCCGAGCACTGTCAGGCAAACGATACAACTACAACGATATTAACACCTGCCGTGATGGGATAGCGTCCCTGCTGATGGTTCGCACGAGCTTGAGACTCACGCGACTCGGCGGCCCACCCCGGCCGTTTTAGAACCCCTGTGTTCTGTTATCTGTATCTACAATACGAATCAGTGTACCGGTCTGTCAAGCATAAAAGTGAACTTATGGGCGGTTGCTCGACCGCTCCGAGTGGCGAGTTTGCACTACAAACTGACAGAATCTGTCAGTTACTGACAGGTTCTGTCAGTTTGCGGGGTGGCGGTGGCAACATTGGAGTTTGACCTTTGAAGTGTAGAAATGGCTGACCGGTAAGTTTGTCGTTTATATGTAACTTGTGGTTCGACTACGCTCACCACCATGCTGCGCTGCAGCGGCTGGATTTCAGCTTTCGCTGGAATGACATTGCAAACGGTGAAGTGTGAGTTCACACCGTCTACCTGTCGACAGACGGCAAGAACTGACACAACAGGGAACAGGGAGAGCCGGCCCTGAGGATACCAAAGTTGATATGCAGTTCGTAGTTCGACTTCGCTCACCACGACGCTGCGTTGTAGCGGCTGGATTCCAGCTTTCGCTGGAATGACATGATGGCGGCGTGAATCTGAATTCCGCGAGTCTTCTTTTTTCTTGACGTTTTCAGTACCGAAGTATAGTCTGTCCCAAGAAGGAAGTTGAGATACACAGATGTCGCGTTTACGAGAAACATGAGACTATATGACACTGACTGTTAAGGATATTGCCAGGCTGCTAAGTGTTTCTGAGAAAACGGTTTACCGCTGGATAAGCCAGGGACAGTTGCCGGCTTATCAGGTACATGAGCAGTATCGGTTTAACAAGGCGGAGATACTGGAATGGGCCACCTCGCGCAAGTTTCCGGTCTCGCCGGAGATCTTCACCGAGCCGGAGACCAGCGGCATTCCCATGCCGTCACTGGTCGAGGCACTGCAAAACGGCGGTGTGAATTACCGTGTAGATGGGGCTGATAAGTGGGTGGTGCTGAAGAACGTCGTGCAACTTCTGAAACTGCCCGAAGAAGTGGACCGCGAGTTCCTGTATCGAGTGCTGGTGGCACGTGAGGAATTGTCATCGACCGGTATCGGCGATGGTATCGCGATCCCGCACGTTCGAAACCCGGTGGTGCTTCACGTGTCACGGCCGCTGGTGACGCTTTTCTTTTTGGAACATCCGGTCGATTTCGGGGCGATTGACGGCCAGCCGGTATATGCGCTCTTCATGCTGATCAGTCCGACCGTGCGGGCGCATCTTCATTTGATCTCGCGGCTCGCTTATACGCTTCGCGATGAGGCGTTTCGCAATGTGATCCAGCGGCAGGGGCTCAGGGAGGAGATTCTCGAGGCAGCCAGAAAAGTCGAAGAGGCATTGGTGCAGGGAGCCGCCAAACCGTCGCAGACAAGGTGAGCGTATGGAGACGTTGCTTGTCGCGGTATCAATTATTCTCATCGGCGGTGTGATCTCGCTGGCGCTCCATCGGTCACCCGGCGCAGCCACGATGGCAGGTGTGGTCGGCATTGTCATCGGATGTTTAGTGGGCCTGGTCCCCTCGATACATTCCCTGTTAAGCGGCGGCAGCGATTTCATTCACCGGGCGTGGCATGTACCTGGCGGCAGTTTTTTTGTGGGTGTTGATCCATTATCAGCAGTCTTCCTGCTCGTCATTTTCGTTATCTCCGTGCCGGTCTGCTCTTACGGGGCATCGTACTGGTGGCATCATCGAAATGAATACGATCTCGGAGCGGCCTGGTTTTTCACCAGCGTACTGATCGGGTCGATGGCGATGGTGGTGATGGCGCGCAATGCGGTGCTCTTTTTGGTAGCGTGGGAAGCGATGTCGGTCAGTTCGTTTTTTCTCGTCACGCTCGAGCACGGTAAGCGCGAAGTTCGACGGGCCGGTCTGATCTATCTGATAGCTGCGCACATCGGCGCGGCGTTCCTGCTCGTGTTCTTTCTCCTTCTCGGACAGCATTCGGGGTCCTTGGATTTCTCCCGTTTCAGTGATGCACCGCAACTGACGGGCGTGCTGTTTTTGCTCGCTCTCATCGGTTTCGGCTCAAAGGCAGGGTTCATCCCTCTGCACGTGTGGCTTCCTGAGGCGCATCCGGCAGCTCCCAGCCATATCTCGGCGCTGATGTCAGGCGTGATGATCAAGATGGGTCTGTACGGATTGTTCCGGGCTCTGACGTTCCTTGGGCCTCCCGCGTACTGGTGGGGAATCGTCTTGATAGGCGTGGGATTGATCTCGGGCGTGGTGAGTGTCCTACACGCGCTGGCACAATCCAACATAAAGCGCTTGTTGGCATACTCGAGCGTTGAGAACGTGGGGATTATCGCGATCGGAACCGGTATCGGGATACTGGGCTGGTCGACCGGTTCGACAGCGATGGCTGCCTTTGGGTTTGGCGGCGCCTTGCTCCATATCGTCAATCATGCCGTGTTCAAGGGGGCACTTTTTCTGGCGGCGGGGTCCGTCATGCAGAAATGCCGAACGCTTGATATCGACCAACTGGGCGGATTGCTCAAGCGCATGCCGCGCACGTCGACCGTCGCGCTGGTGGCATCGATCTCCATAGTTGGTCTGCCGCTCGGCTGCGGCTTTGTCAGCGAGTTTCTTGTCTACGTGGCGGCGCTCCATGGTGCGTCATCGGCGCGAACCGACCTGGCCGCGGCATCCATAACAGTGGTAATTGGTCTCGCGTTGATCGGCGGTCTGGCCGCAGTCTGTTTTAGCAAGCTGTTTGGAATCGGGTTCCTTGGTGTGCCGCGAAGTGCGAGCGCGACAGAAGCGAATGAGTCCGACGGACTCATGACGATTCCGATGTTGGTTCTGGCGGGATTGTGTGTTGTGATCGGCCTCGGAGCGTTCGCCGTGCCCGTTTTCGCTGGTGGTGTGGTGGGCCTGGTGACCGGAATCCCATCGCACGCTATAACCGATGCACTGCAGCCGTCAGGCAATCTCCTGAAAGCGCTCAGCGTGGCGACAACTATCATTGGCTTGGGTGTATTCGTGGCGGCGATTGCCCGGTTGTTCGTTTTGCGAAACCGGTCTGTGAGAGAAACAGTCACCTGGGATTGCGGGTACGTGGCGCCGTCGGCCGAGATGCAGTACCGCGGCTTCTCGTTCGTACAGATCGTGACGGGGCTTTTTGCGGGATTACTTTCAATACGCAAGCGGCAGACGTTGCCCTCCGGTCTGTTTCCGCGACGGGGTCTTGTTTCCGTCAAAGTCCCTGATGGTCTCTTGTTGAGTCTCTATGAACCAGTCTTTCGCGGCGTCGGGTGGACACTCGGACGGTTGCGCTGGCTCCAGCACGGCAATGTGCATTTGTACATCCTCTACATTCTGATCACGCTTCTCATCCTGATGTTCTGGAATCTGCGATGAATATCAGTTGGTTGAGTGTGGGACATATCATTCTGGCATTGATCGCGGCGCCGCTTCTGCCCGGCTTCATCAATCGGACTAAAGCACGCATGGCGGGACGGCGCGGCCAGCCGCTCTTGCAGGCGTATGTCGACCTGTTCAAACTGTTTCGCAAGGGAGCGGTATACAGTCGGACGACATCGTGGGTGTTTCGAGCCGGACCCATTGTCAATCTGGCGGTTGTCGTATCGGGTCTGCTTCTTATCCCGTTCGCCGGAAGTCCGGCCGTGCTCGCGTTCGACGGTGACCTGATCCTGCTGGCGTATGCTCTCGGTCTGGCACGATTCTTCACGGTCTTAGCGGCGCTTGACACCGGCTCGAGTTTTGAAGGGATGGGGGCAAGCCGGGAGGTGACCTTTGCCGTGCTGGTTGAACCGGCCACGCTGGTCGGGCTGCTGGCGTTGTCGCGTCTCAGCCACAGCATTTCGCTGAGCGGACTATTGTATGCGTCGGGCGTTACCGGATGGAGCATCGGCGCGCCGGCCCTGGTGGCGGCGGCATTTTTTGTCCTGTACCTGGCGGAGAATGCGCGCATTCCGGTCGATGATCCAGCCACGCATCTCGAGCTGACCATGATCCATGAAGTGATGGTGCTCGACCATAGCGGGCCGGATCTGGGGTTCGTGCAGTACGCCGGAGCGTTGAAGTTGTGGGTGCTGGGAGCGTTGTTCGTGGGCGTAGTCACACCGGACCTGCGTGAGGGGGGCTTGTGGCTCTGCGAGGGGTTCGCGCTTGGGACAATGCTGCTGTTGTCGATCGCGGTGGGGCTGGTGGAATCATCCATGGCCCGACTGCGCCTGTTAAAGGTGCCGCAGCTTCTGGTGGGCGCAGGCGCTCTTTCGATGCTCGCGGCTATTCTGGTGCTGGGGTAACGAGATGTACGAGATAGTGAACGCGATAATCGTCGTGATCGTTATCACTAATTTCCTGTTGCTGGGAGCCGGCTGGCTGCGGGCATCCGTCCGTATTGTCTCACTTCAGGGTTTCACACTGGGACTGCTGCCGCTTTTCGTGCATCAGGAAGGCCTGACCATCCGTCTGGCCGCGATTGCCGTCCTGGTGATCGTCCTCAAGGGGGTCGTCTTTCCGCGATTGTTAATGAGGAGTCTTCGTGAACTGAGTTCAACGCGCACGGTGACCTACTATGTCGGACCGATGCCTTCGCTGCTGGCCGGGATTCTGGTCATGAGCAGTTCCCTCTGGTGGGGATATGTTCTGCCGCTACCGGACCAGACCGGGTACCGGTTGGCTATTCCGATGGTGTTCTTCACTATCGTCACCGGCCTGTTCCTGCTCGTGAGTAGAAGGCAGGCGCTGATGCAGATCATCGGGTACCTGACGCTGGAAAACGGCATTTATGCTTTTGGCGTCTTTTTCGCCCAGTCGGAATCAATGCTGATCGAGATCGGCATACTGCTCGATATTTTCGTGGGAGTGTTCATCATGGGGGTCATGGTGTTTCATATCAGCCGTGAGTTCGATTCCATCGAAGCCGGGCAGTTGAGCACGCTCCGGGACTGGTTCAGGAGCCGCAGAGAAGCGTTGAGCAAGGAACCGGAACAATGACTATTCTTGCTCTCATATTGGCGCCGGCGCTGGCCGGTCTCGCCTCGTTCGTGATCCGAAACAATACCGTACGACGAATGATCTTGGTGGGTACGGCTATGCTGCATGCGGTGCTGACTGCAACGGTGTGGGTGAACAAACCGGAACCAATTATGGCCGGATGGCTTCAGGTGGACGCGCTGGGATTGGTGTTCTTGTCTGCCGTGAGCTGTCTGTTCATGGCGGCAGCAGTGTATGCGGTATCGTACCTGGCGAGAGAAGAATCCGGTGCGCGGCCCGATTTCGAAGAATCGTTCTTGTTCGTCAATGAACCTGAGGCGGTGTTTGTGGGTTGCCTTATGTTGTTCCTGTCGACTATGACACTCGTCACGTTGAGTCACAACTTCGGGCTGCTCTGGGTAGCGGTGGAGGCAACCACGCTGACGAGCGCGCCGCTCATCTACTTCCACCGCCACCACCGGTCACTCGAGGCGACCTGGAAATACCTGCTGATCTGCTCGGTCGGCATTGCGCTGGCCCTGTTGGGGACCTTCTTCCTGGCGTTTGCGGCATCGGGGAAAGCGGGGGGCGGCATACCGCTGATGGTGGACGAACTGATTGCCAACGCCGCCTGGCTGCGGGTTCCCTGGATCAAAGTTGCATTCCTGTTCATGCTTGTCGGCTACGGGACGAAAATGGGCTTGGCGCCCCTGCACAGCTGGCTGCCGGATGCCCACAGCGAGGCGCCATCGGTGGTGTCGGCGCTTCTCTCAGGTGCGCTTCTTAATTGCGCGTTCATCGGCATACTGAGAGTGACACAGGTGCTCGACGCGACTGGCTCGGGGGCGTTCGCTCGCGGACTTCTCCTGGTGTTCGGGTTGATCTCGGTGGCGGTTGCCACTGTGTTCATTGTCGCACAGTTGGACTTCAAGCGGATGTTGGCCTATTCAAGTATCGAGCACATGGGAATTCTGGCGGTGGGGATTGGACTTGGCGGCGTAGGTTCGTTCGGCGCCATGCTGCATGCGGTCAACCATTCGCTCACCAAGGGGATGATGTTCCTGGTGGCCGGCAATATCCTGGCACGTTTCCGCACGAAATCCACGCGGATGATCGACGGCATGCTGGGTGAGATCCCGGTATCCGGGAGCCTCTGGATGGCCGGCCTGCTGGCGTTGACCGGAACGCCGCCGTTTGGGCTGTTCCAGAGCGAGCTGACGATCATCCGCGCGGCAATTGACTCAGGTCATATCCTGGTGGCAGTAACACTGCTGGTGGCGCTGGGTGTGATATTCGTAGGCATGTCGAGTATTGTGATCGGCATGGTGTTCGGCAAAGGAAGGCAGCAGCTTGATTCGAGCGTGGCGACAGAATCGCTGGCATCGGTGATACCGCCGATTGTTCTCTGCATGGGGGCGCTGCTGCTGGGCCTGTACATTCCACCTGTGCTGAATGGGATTCTCACTGAGGCGTCTCAATTGCTCGGGGGAGATTGATGTCAAGCGAACTCGCACTCACCTGTCGCCACTGCGAGATCGTGCGCTACGGAGAGATTCCGGTCCTGGGATATGACCAGTTTGCCGATACGGTCGCACGCGCTATTAGTGATGGTGACAGACTGGTGGCGTTGTTCGTTCAGCCGGAGGAAAGGGCCGAGCACCGGCTTTTCGCCATCTCCACCGTACGCGAAGAAGGTTCCCTGCGGATCTGCTCGACGCTGGTGGGAAACGCGTACCCCTCGCTCACGCTGCGCTGTTCACAGGCTCACTGGTTTGAGCGAGAAATTGCCGAGATCTGGGGGATCGAACCACAGGGTCACCCCTGGCTGAAACCGATTCGTTTCGAGGCCGCGCCAGTGGGGATCACGGAGTTTTTCAGTGTGCCGGGAGCGGATGTTCACCAGGTGGCAGTGGGTCCGGTCCACGCCGGTGTTATCGAACCGGGGCATTTCCGCTTCACGTGCTCAGGCGAAGCGGTTCTTCATCTCGAAATCTCGCTCGGATACCAGCACCGAGGCGTGGAGCAGGCACTGAGAGGCGGGCCAACACCCCGTACGATTCACTACATGGAGACACTCGCCGGAGACACATCGGTCGGGCACGCGACAGCGTACTGCCAGAATGTTGAGACACTGGGGCATTGCCACGTGTCGTTTCGAGGTATGGTCCTTCGCAGCATCGCGCTGGAACTCGAACGGCTGGCCAATCACGCCGGTGATCTTGGCGCGCTGGCGGGGGACGTGGGCTATTTGCCGGTCGCGGCGCACTGCGGTCGAATCAGGGGGGATTTTCTTAATCTGACCGCGTTCCTTTGCGGTAGTCGGCTCGGGCGCGGCATGGCCCGTCCGGGCGGTGTCGCCTTTGATCTCGATGAAGATCAGCTCGAAGTTCTCCAGCAGAAACTTGACCAGGCGTTTGCCGATGTCAGCATGACCGCGCAACTGCTCTGGGATACGCCCTCGGTGGTGAATCGTTTCGAGGGAACCGGGATATTGACCACCTCGCAGTGTCTAGAATTGGGGATTGTGGGACCACCGGCTCGGGCCGCGGGTGTGGAGCAGGATGTCCGGCTTGATCATCCGTCAGATGTGTACAGTTTCGCGCAGATCCCGGTGTCGCTGTGGCACACGGGCGATGTATTCGGTCGCGCCCATGTTCGCTGGCTGGAGATAGTCCGCTCAGTGGAGTTCATTCGCACCCGGCTCATCACACTGCACGCCGAGCCGGTGCGCGCCTCGGTCAAAGCACTCGAACCGAATGCGATTTCAATATCACTCGTGGAGGGATGGCGCGGTGAGATCTGTCATGTGGCGTGTTCGGATGGTGACGGTCGGTTCCGATGGTACAAAGTGATTGACCCGTCGTTTCACAACTGGGCGGGTCTGGCGCTGGCCATGCGAAATCAACAGATCTCGGATTTTCCGCTGTGCAACAAGAGTTTCAATCTCTCGTACTGCGGGCATGATCTTTAGAGCCACGATGTATGTTTAAGGCGCTGCTCACACGCTGGAAATTTGGAAACCGTACGATCGGTTTTCCTCTCGAAGCACCGGTATTGCCGGAGCGGTTTCTCGGGCGGCCGATAATCGGTCCGGAACCATGTGGGGAGAACTGTGCGAAGTGTTTTGAGGTATGTCCGACAACAGCGATAGAAATCGTTGAGCGACACCCTACAGTGGACCTCGGGCGGTGCTTGTTCTGCGGGGAGTGTCAACAGGCCTGTCCAGCGGGTCTGATCCGTTTTACAAGCAATTTCAGCCTTGCCGCCAATAAGCGGTCCGACCTGCTGGTTCGACACGATGCCGAACAAAAGCTGGTTGAAAAGCTACATGTAGAGATGTTACGATTGTTCGGGCGGTCACTTCGATTGAGACAAGTGAGTGCCGGCGGATGCAACGGCTGCGAAGTGGAAGTAAATGTTCTGGGTACTATCGTGTATGACCTTGGCCGATTCGGTATCCAGTTTGTGGCATCCCCCCGGCATGCCGACGGCCTCTTGATCACCGGCCCGGTGACCGAGAACATGCGGCTGGCACTCCAGAAAAGCTACGAGGCAGTACCTGATCCGAGGGTAGTCATCGCGGTTGGCGCCTGTGCCATATCGGGAGGGCCGTATATCGACCATCCGCAGGCGCACAATGGAGCCGCCAGCCAACTGGCGGTCGACCTCTTTATACCGGGTTGTCCGCCACATCCTCTGACGATCCTCGATGGCCTACTTCGGCTCCTGGGTCGCATGCCTGCAGAGCGGATATCGCGCCTGTAGTAGCGCTTCAGAAACATCCACCAGAGTAACCGTCGCCAATTGTGACACATGAAGCGGGGATTTCTGTTGAGGTCGAGAATAGCCTTGTCTCTTTGCAGCGATGAGATATATTAGTAGTAATGGTGGATTATTTCATCCAGCTACATTTGATTGACTACAGAGTTCGAGCAGTACGCCATGGTTGCAGCTGACCACCTGCCTGAAGAAGCGCTGGTCGAACTGGTGTTGAGCACCGGTCTGTCCACGACGCTTATTTGCACCCCTCACCATCTGCCTGAGCTAGTCACCGGTTGGTTGTTTACTCAGGGTCTGGTGAAAGGGAGCGAGGATATTTGTTCCCTTCAAGTCTGCGATATGAACAGGCGTGTGCTGGTACAGATAAAACAGGACGGTTCGGGGGCGGCCGCTTCCTCCCGGATGATCGTATCATCAGGGTGCTCAGGCGGCAGGGTTCTTGCGGAGTCGTTCCGTATCGGCGAATACTACTGCCGGTCGGAGCTGACGGTGTCAATGGCAGGTTTGGATGAAGCCCTCGCGAACATGTATGAGCGCCTCTCGACCGGACAAGCACTGTCGGGTCTTCATTGCGCCGCTCTGGTCCCACAGGGCGGCGCGGAAGAAATTGTGGCTGATGTTGATGTCGGCCGCCACAACGCGGTGGACAAAGTGATCGGTGCCGCATTGACCTGGGAGTTCCCTTTTGGTCAATCTGTGCTGGTCACCAGTGGACGAGTTTCTTCTGATATGGTGCTGAAGGCGATTCGAGCCGGGATTCCGATCATAGCGACACGTCGCTCGGTCACCAGTCTCGCTGCTGAATTCGCTGAGAAAACAGGAATCACCGTTGTGGCCCGGCTATCCCGGGGCGAGCCGCTGGTTGCTGGGAATGGGAATCGCATTAGCGGATAATGGCATTATGACCAGGATCCTTCATGTTGTCGGCTGCAAGCATGCCGGCAAGACCCGCACGTGTGAGGTGCTGATCCCGCCGCTGCGGCGCCTTGGCCTGTCAGTGGGCACGCTGAAATATACCGAGCATGATGGGTTCGATTGGGATGTTGAGGGAAAGGATACATTCCGCCACCGGCAAGCGGGGAGCGATATCACCGGCATTTTCGGGCGTCACTGTTACGCGTTTTCCGACAACCGCGCTCAGGCGCAGGGCATATCGATCGCCCAGATGATCCGGACGTTTTACTCGGGGTTAGACCTCGTGCTGATTGAGGGGTACCGCATGGATGAGGCGCGCAAGATCGAGGTGCTTAGGCCAGGGTACACGGATCATGCGGTGGCCAATCCTTCTCAACTGGTGGCAACTTATGGAGAACGGCTCTTCGAGTATCAAGCGCCACACTTTGCGTATGGCGCCGAAAACCAACTGGCGCTTCACATCCTCACGCATCTCACGGAACTGACATCTTTCGACGATCATCAACCGCAGGCGGAATGACGACATGTTCGGAAGCGCGGCAATTCTGGCGGGAGGAGCAAGCAGTCGCTTCGGTTCACCAAAACAACTCTATGAATTAAACGGGCGGCCGATGGTCACGGTCGTAGCGGAACGGCTACGCGGTCTGTTCGGGGGTGTCTTTGCGGCCGGCTGGCCGCACGGACTTCCGGCGCCAGATGGGTTGCCGTGCTTTGAGGACATTCATGTCGGCAAGGGCGCACTCGGCGGGATTCACACGGCAATTACCAATGCAGGCGGTGACTGGGTGTTTTGTTGCGGGTGCGATATGCCGCTCATACAGGCAACAGTGATCGGACGGATCATCGAATCGATAGGGGACGAAGATATTCTGCTGCCGGTCATCAACGGGACCCGCCAGCCGCTGCATGCCGTGTACAAACGGCGCATCCTTCCCATGGTCGAAAGACTGTGCACCGCTGACTCTGAGTTTCTGCCCGATCTACTCGCACGGGTCGAGGTTCGATATCTTGAGGAGGCCTGGTTCGCAGACCTCCCCGACTATGCGCTTTCGTTCGTAAGTATGAACGATCGGCTTCAACTCGAAAAGTATCGGGCTGAACTTGCCCTCCTTTAGAACTTGACCTCCGCTCCAGCGGCCACCAGGCGTCCGGGCATCGGGTAATACCGTTCCTCTTCGTAGTTCGTATCAAACAAGTTCCTGACGTTTACGAACAGCTCCACATAGGTCGCCACCCGATAGGCGGCCCTGACGTGAGCCAGAAAATAGTCGCGCATCGGCTGCTTATTGGGATCGACGCGATCGACGATGGACTGGCCGGTGTGACTGACGCTGAGTCCGAATCCCGTCTTCACGTACACCTGGTAATCGATCTTGTGTCGCGGCGAATGCGAGCGTCGATCCCGTATGGTTCCGCCAGTAGTGGTATTGAATTCGTACGCATCGAGATACATGTAATTCAGGCTGATCCCTCCGCGATGAGTATCATAACTCAGACCGGATTCAATTCCGGACAGATCGACGTCTTCAAGGTTTTCATAGAGCGAGTCGCGGTGTTTGCGGTCGATCAGGCCCGCCACATCGCTGCGAAAGTACGCCTGTGTGAAGGTGAGATGATCCACGGGTTTCACACCGTATCCCAATTCCAGCTTCACAGCTCTCTCCGGTCCCAGATCGGGATTACCCGACGTGCTGGCATAGAGCTGGTTCAGAGTCGGGAAGCGTGTGACGCGCGAGGCCGTTGCGTGCAGGTCCAACCACGAGCGGGGTGCATATTTCACGCCTCCGTAGATATCGACGGCATCGGTGGAGGCGCCATCCGGTTTCGAGGTCATGTAGCTGTATCCGCCCCCCAACTCGGTGCGAACGGCGTGGTTGAACTGGTATTCGAACTGATCGCTTAGGGTAGACGTTGTGATCTGGTTTTCGAGCCAGATTTTCCCAGTGTCCTCCTGGCGCTTGATGCCGTCGCGCCGGAGATTGAGACTCGTGGCATTCCGGGCACGGTCCGTCAGCTCGACATCGGCATTGAGCAGTGCGCCCCAATCGTAGCTATCGTGATAGCTGTCGAACACCAGATTTGGATCGGTCATGGCACTGTCCCGCCACCGCTTGAGACGGTTCTCGCAGTCGTCGTAATACAGCTTCCCCTTCCAGTGGAGATGCGAGCCAAACTGACCGTCGGCACCGGCATCGGCGTACCAGCGCCGCCAGAGCGGATATCGCTGGTATTGGGCGCGGTCCGTACCGGTGGGAAGCCCGCGCA
The sequence above is a segment of the Candidatus Zixiibacteriota bacterium genome. Coding sequences within it:
- a CDS encoding PTS sugar transporter subunit IIA, coding for MTLTVKDIARLLSVSEKTVYRWISQGQLPAYQVHEQYRFNKAEILEWATSRKFPVSPEIFTEPETSGIPMPSLVEALQNGGVNYRVDGADKWVVLKNVVQLLKLPEEVDREFLYRVLVAREELSSTGIGDGIAIPHVRNPVVLHVSRPLVTLFFLEHPVDFGAIDGQPVYALFMLISPTVRAHLHLISRLAYTLRDEAFRNVIQRQGLREEILEAARKVEEALVQGAAKPSQTR
- a CDS encoding NADH-quinone oxidoreductase subunit H, with amino-acid sequence MNISWLSVGHIILALIAAPLLPGFINRTKARMAGRRGQPLLQAYVDLFKLFRKGAVYSRTTSWVFRAGPIVNLAVVVSGLLLIPFAGSPAVLAFDGDLILLAYALGLARFFTVLAALDTGSSFEGMGASREVTFAVLVEPATLVGLLALSRLSHSISLSGLLYASGVTGWSIGAPALVAAAFFVLYLAENARIPVDDPATHLELTMIHEVMVLDHSGPDLGFVQYAGALKLWVLGALFVGVVTPDLREGGLWLCEGFALGTMLLLSIAVGLVESSMARLRLLKVPQLLVGAGALSMLAAILVLG
- a CDS encoding proton-conducting transporter membrane subunit produces the protein METLLVAVSIILIGGVISLALHRSPGAATMAGVVGIVIGCLVGLVPSIHSLLSGGSDFIHRAWHVPGGSFFVGVDPLSAVFLLVIFVISVPVCSYGASYWWHHRNEYDLGAAWFFTSVLIGSMAMVVMARNAVLFLVAWEAMSVSSFFLVTLEHGKREVRRAGLIYLIAAHIGAAFLLVFFLLLGQHSGSLDFSRFSDAPQLTGVLFLLALIGFGSKAGFIPLHVWLPEAHPAAPSHISALMSGVMIKMGLYGLFRALTFLGPPAYWWGIVLIGVGLISGVVSVLHALAQSNIKRLLAYSSVENVGIIAIGTGIGILGWSTGSTAMAAFGFGGALLHIVNHAVFKGALFLAAGSVMQKCRTLDIDQLGGLLKRMPRTSTVALVASISIVGLPLGCGFVSEFLVYVAALHGASSARTDLAAASITVVIGLALIGGLAAVCFSKLFGIGFLGVPRSASATEANESDGLMTIPMLVLAGLCVVIGLGAFAVPVFAGGVVGLVTGIPSHAITDALQPSGNLLKALSVATTIIGLGVFVAAIARLFVLRNRSVRETVTWDCGYVAPSAEMQYRGFSFVQIVTGLFAGLLSIRKRQTLPSGLFPRRGLVSVKVPDGLLLSLYEPVFRGVGWTLGRLRWLQHGNVHLYILYILITLLILMFWNLR
- a CDS encoding proton-conducting transporter membrane subunit, which gives rise to MTILALILAPALAGLASFVIRNNTVRRMILVGTAMLHAVLTATVWVNKPEPIMAGWLQVDALGLVFLSAVSCLFMAAAVYAVSYLAREESGARPDFEESFLFVNEPEAVFVGCLMLFLSTMTLVTLSHNFGLLWVAVEATTLTSAPLIYFHRHHRSLEATWKYLLICSVGIALALLGTFFLAFAASGKAGGGIPLMVDELIANAAWLRVPWIKVAFLFMLVGYGTKMGLAPLHSWLPDAHSEAPSVVSALLSGALLNCAFIGILRVTQVLDATGSGAFARGLLLVFGLISVAVATVFIVAQLDFKRMLAYSSIEHMGILAVGIGLGGVGSFGAMLHAVNHSLTKGMMFLVAGNILARFRTKSTRMIDGMLGEIPVSGSLWMAGLLALTGTPPFGLFQSELTIIRAAIDSGHILVAVTLLVALGVIFVGMSSIVIGMVFGKGRQQLDSSVATESLASVIPPIVLCMGALLLGLYIPPVLNGILTEASQLLGGD